DNA from Acidimicrobiales bacterium:
GTGACGCGCAGCGCCGGGGCAGGTCGGCAAAGGGATACCGGCCGCCTGCGATCAGGTCGAGGGCGGCCCGGTAGGCGGGGGCGTCGACGCCGAGGGCGCCCAGGATGCGGAGCTCCTTGTAGACGATGAGATCGGGCCAGAAGCCGGGGGTGTCGGCCGACCCGCGGGTGCCGGCCAGGACGACGGTCCCGCCGGTGCGGACCACGGCCACCGCCTGACCCAGGGCCCCGGGCGCCTTGGCGGTGACGTCCACGACGACGTCGGCGCCGCCTCCGGTCGCGGCCCGGAGTGCCGCCGCCGGGTCGGTCGTCGCGACATCGACGGCCAGATCGGCGCCGAAGGCGGCCGCCAGGTTCAGCCGTTCGTCGTCGTGGGGACCGACTCCGGTGACCATCACGAAGGCGGCGCCCGCGTCCTTGGCCGCGGCGCAGGCCGACAGCCCGCGCACCCCCGGGCCGAGCACGGCCACGACGTCACCCGTTCGGGTCCCGGGAAGGGTCACCGCCCACCGGATTCCCGCACCCACGGGATTGAACAGGGTCGCCACCACCGGGTCGAGTCCGGCGGGCACCGGGAGCACCATGCTGTCGGGGGCCAGGTACTGGTGGGTGCCGTAGCCGCCCCACAGGCCGGGCGGCTTCTCGACCGCGATGAAGCCGTACATGTCGCGGGGACCGTGGCGCTCGCACCGGCGGTACGTCCCGGAGGCGCACGCCGCGCAGGTGCGGCAGGACTGGAAGACCTCGACCGCCACGCGGTCCCCCTCTCGGACGCCCCACCGGTCGGCGGCGCGTGATCCGACGGCCTCGATCGTCCCCACTGACTCGTGGCCGGGGACGAAGGCGTATCCGGCGGGCAGGGTTCCGGTGTACTGCTCGTGGTCCGTGCCGCACAGCCCACACGCCTCGATGCGCAGGAGGCCGTCGTCCTCCCCTATCTGCGGCAGGGGGATGGTGCGCGGCACCAGCCGGCGCGGCTCTTCCAGCACCAGCGTCCGGCCGACGGTCGCTCCACTCACCGGTCAATAATGCTCGATGGCATTGAGCGAGGACGAGCAGCGGGCCCGCCGCCGGGCGGTCCCGGAGATCATGACCAGGACCCCGTACCTGGCGAGCCTGGGGCTCGTGTTCGAGCGCTATGAGCCTGACGACGTCCGGATCCGACTGCCGTTCCGGGAGGATCTGACCAACGACAACACCTACTACCACGGGGGCGTGATCGCGGCCGTGATCGACACCGCCGGGGCGGCGGCGGCCTGGTCCAACCACGACTTCGACAAGGGCGCCCGGGCGTCGACCGTCTCCATGTCGATCCAGTACGTCGGGGCGTGCAAGCGATCGGATCTGGTTTCCCACGCCCGCGCCGTCCGGCGGGGGCGGGAGCTGACCTTCACCGAGATCACCGCCACCGACGCCGCCGGCGCCGTCGTGGCCCACGCCATCCAGACCTACCGCATCGTGTGAGCGGCCGCCAGGTGGCTAGGTGGCGCTGGTGAGGGCGGAGTCAATCCCGGGACGGGGGCTGCCCAGCCCGGTGACGGTGTCATAACCGACGGTGGGGCTGCAGATGGAGCCGCAGGCACCGTTGGCCGCCCCGGTCGTGACATCCGCCAGGCCGGAGGTGAGCCCGTACAGGTCCAGGCCGGTCTGGTAGGTCGACTTGGTCGAGTTCCACGCCGCCAGCGGGGCCTTGCTCTTGGACTTCCGCAGCTGGTCGGCGGCGGCGATGATCGCCGACCACTGGGGGGCCCCGGCGCTGGTGCCGCCCATCTGGAACCAGCCGCTCATCCCGTTGTAGGCGGTGGAGTCGTAGACGGCGAAGCCGGTGGACGGATCGGCGTCGTAGCTCACGTCCGGGATCGCCCGCCCGGTGGCGATCACCTTGGCCTGGTAGGCGGGCTTGGCCTCGTAGATGCTCACGCCACCGCCGGAGCCGCTCCATGCCGCCTCGGAGGCGACGCTGACCAGCCCGGTCGAGCCGGTCGAGAGGTTGAGGGTCGTGCCCCCCACCGCCACGACGTAGGGGCTGTAGGCCGGATAACCGCCGGGATAGCCGGCGTCACCCGTGGAGAACACGCACACCGCTTTGGTGAGCTTGCAGTGGGAGTCCAAGGTGGTCTCTCCCGAGACTTCGCCCGACGTTCCCCAGCTGTTGCTGATGACCACCACTCCGGACTGCTTGGCGGCGTAGTCGATGGCCGTGTCGAGGTTGGTGAGGCTGCTCGAGCTCGCCTCGACCAGCAGGATCCCGGCCGACGGGGCCACGGCGTGCGCCCACTCGACGTCCAGCGAGATCTCGAGGGACCAACCGGCGTCGGTCGCGGGGAGACTGCTGGTGCTGCCCGTCTGGCTGACCCTCTTGAACGAGGTCGGCGACGACAGGCCGAACTGCTTGTCGAAGGCGGCCAGGTCGGTGGAGATGGTCGGATCGTTGTAGGCGTCGACGATGGCGATGGTCTGGCTGCTGCCGGTCCCCGTCAGGCCGAGGTACTTCTTGATGGTGGCCGGCGTGTAGCCGCTCGGGGTCGAGGAGGTCACCATCGGCGCCCCGTTGACGTCGTAGCCGAGCACCCGGAGGCTCAAGGGATGGTGGGCGTCCCCGCTGTGCCCGGGGGGGTCGACCTCGATGGCACCGGGGCCGTGGGGCTTGGGGGCCGGCCGGGTCGTGAGGGTCGTCGGCTGCGTCTTCAGCGTCGTCAGAGTCGTCGGCTGGGCGCCAGCAACCGTCGGCTGGGCCGCGGTCGTGGTCGGGCCCGGATGGGCGGGCGGGACCGGCTTCGGCTTGGTGGCGGCCGACGCCACCCCCTGGAGTTGGCCGGCGGTCACGAGCACCAGCGCGAGCGAGCCCGCGGTGGCAAGCGTCGCCCTCCTCCCCCGACCTGCCCGGTTCCGGCTGCGTCCTGGCGCCGCCCCGGCCCTCGATCCCGTGGTTCCGTCCACGATTCCTCCAGATGATGAGTCGTCATTGACTCGTTGTTGGGAATTACCACTTACAGTGATGGTAAGAACTCTCAGTGTCTAGGTAGATTCTGCGAATGACGCATCCCGGTAAGCGGGTGAATGGTCATTCCGGGCTATCCGGGGACCGAGAGACCGAGTGACCACTCGGTCCCTCGGGTCACCCACCCGCGGGGATCTCAGGCGGGCACGCGGTGGCGGCCGGCGTCGGCGGCCAGCAGCTGGGTCATGAAGTGGGCCGGCACGGGGCGGCTGAAGAAGAAGCCCTGGCCGACCATGCACGGGAGGTCCTGCAGCTGCAGGTACTGGTGCTCCTCCTCGATCCCCTCCGCCACCACGCCGAGGCCGAGGGTCTGGCTGAGTCGGGTGATGGCGTGGACCATGTCGAGGCCCTCGGAGTTCTCCGTCATCTGGTCCATGAACGGCTTGGGGATCTTGACCATGTCGATCGGGAGCCGGCGGATCTGGGCCAGCGACGAGTAGCCGGTGCCGAAGTCGTCCATGGCGATCTGCACGCCGAGCGCCTTCAGCTCCTTGAGCCGCCCGATCACCTCCTCGAGGTTGCCCATGGCCATGGTCTCGGTGATCTCGAGGATCAGGGCCTCCGGGGGGAGGCCGGCCTCGGTCAGGGCGTGGCGGACGTCGTCGAGGAGATCGTCGTCCTCCAACTGGCGGGCCGAGAGGTTGACGCTGACGCACAGCGCGGGATTGAAATAGCGCCACGCCGCCGCGTCCCGGCAGGCGTTGACGAGCACGTGGCGGCCGAGGCCGACGATGGCGCCGGTCTCCTCGGCCAGCGGGATGAACTCCTCCGGCGTGACCAGGCCGGCCCAGGGGTGGTTCCAGCGCACGAGGGCCTCGACGGCCACGACCTCCCGGGTCCGCAGGTCGACCATGGTCTGGTAGTGGTTCTCGAACTCGTCGTGGTCGGCGGCCCGCTTGAGGTCCTGCTTCAGCTGGTGGCGCAGCATGACGGCGGCGCTCATCTCCGGCTGGAAGAACTCGTAGCAGCCCTTGCCGTTGCGCTTGGCCGTGTACATGGCGATGTCGGCGTTGCGCATGAACTCGTCCGCATCGGCGCTGTGGTGGTCGATGACCGCCACCCCGACGCTGGTCTGGATGGACACGGACCGGTCCTCGATCTCGATGGGGGCCCGGACGGCCGACAGCACGCGAATGGCCACCCGGGCCGCCTCCTCGTTGCCGACGCCCTCGAGGAGGATGGCGAACTCGTCGCCTCCCAGCCGGGCCGCCAGGTCCTGGACCCGGGCGCACTGGCCGATCCGCTCCCCGACGACGGTCAGCAGCCTGTCCCCGGCGGCGTGGCCGAGGGTGTCGTTCACCGTCTTGAAGTCGTCGAGGTCGATGAACAGCACCGCCAGGCCGGGAGTGCCCCGGTCGATGGACTCCTGGAGCCGGGTGCGGAACAGGGCACGGTTGGCCAGCGTGGTCAGAGGATCGTGGAAGGCCTTGTAGCTGAGCTGGCGCTCCAGCTCCCGCAGCTGGGTGATCGAGCGCTCCAGGTCCCCGTTCTCGAGGGTAAGGGTCACGTGGTTGGCGAGGGTCTGGAACAGCCGCAGGTGGTCGCGGTTGAACGGGCTCACCACGCCCTTGGGATTGGAGGCCACCAGGGCGCCGAGGGGGCGCTCCTCGCCGGCCAGCCGGGCCACCATGGCGTTGCCGCTCAGACCCTCGACCCCACTGCGGGCGTCGAGGATCACGCCGGGGGACTCCGCCGCCGCCTCGATCGCCATGCGGGTCAGCGGGGACTCGGTGGAGACCATCACCTCGGGCTCGGGCGTGAGACCGACGGTGGTCCGCACCAGCCGCTGGCCCTCGTCCCCGGCAAACATCACGATCTCCGCCACGTCGGCATGGAACATGGCCCGGGCGTGCTCGAGCAGCTCGACGAAGATCTCGTCGAGGTCGCGCGAGCTCTGGGTCACCTGCGAGGCGCGGAAGAGGAACTCGAGGCTGTCCCGGCGGGCCCGCTCTCCGGCGTAGGCCTGGTAGGCCACGACCAGGACCGCGGTCAGCACGACCAGCGGGGCCACCAGGTACAGCTTGGTCGCCAGCAGCGAAGCGGCGATCACCCCGAGGTTGGTCGTGGTGAACGTGGCCGCCAGCCCGAGGGCGAAGGTCTCCGCCGCCTGGCGCACCTGCACCCGGGCCTGGGACAGAACGATGGCGCCGACGATGTTGGCCAGGGCCACTGCGGCGCACGTCACGGCGGCGAGAAGGGCGACGCCCCATCCCACGGCGCCGGTCGGATCATGTCCGTCGACCAGGGCGTGGAACACGACCAGCGCCAGCACCGTCTGCAGCGCCAGGTTGGACAGGTTGAACGCCAGCTTCACCGGGGCCTGGCGCCGGTGGAAGACCAGGGCCATCGCCGCCCCCACCACCTGGGCCAGGATGAGCCCGGTCGGCGTGGCGAAGATCAGGCCGAGCACCAGTGGGAGCTCGTTCACCGAGATCGAGTGGGCCTCGGCGCGGAAGCGCAGGTGGATCACCTGGATCTCGACCACGCAGAACGCCACCGCCAGGATCGGCCAGGCGAGGTGCAGGGACTGGCCGCCGAAGGCGTGGAGATGGCGGACGCCGAGCACGTAGCCGGCGGCCGCCACTCCGGACAGGAACAGGTTCAGCAGCCATACGGGGGAGACGCCAGCGGCCCGCCCCGCCGCCCGCCTCACTGCCAGACCACCGAGGACCAGAACTCGTCGGCCCAGGAGGACGCCGACCAGGTGTGGCCCGACCACGTGTGCCCCGACCAGGTGTGGCCCGACCACGTGTGCCCCGACCAGTCGTCGCTCGACCAGGTGTGGCCGGCCCAGTCGCCGCTCGACCAGGTGTGGCCCGACCAAGTGTGCCCGGACGTGGCGTCGGGCGAGGTGCTGGTATCGCCGGCGCTGACGCCGGCCGAGCTGACCCCTGCGGCCCCGGCGTCGGTCCCGCCTGCCCCGGCCCCGCTGCCGCTCGTGGCGGAGCTGTCGTCGGTGCCGGCGCTGAAGGCGAGGGTGGCCCAGCCGGTGCCCGCCGCCTCGGCCTGGGCCAGGGCGGAGGTGCTCACCGGGTTGCCGAAGATGTCGAGCTCACCCGAGAGCTGCGAACCGCTGGAGTCGACCAGCCCGCCGTCGGGGCGGTCGGCCTGGAGCGAACCGGTCCCGTTGGCCCGCGACCGGGGCTGGTTCCAGTTGTCGACCTTCTTGTTCACGGCCTTTGTCAGGTCGATCTCACCGTTGCCCTGGGAGCCGGGGTCGGCCTTGTCCAGGTGGTCGGTGGCGTGCATCAGGGCGTTCTTGACCTGGTCGGGGGTGGCGTCGGGGTGCTGGGAGATGATCAGCGCCGCGGCGCCGGACACCACCGCCGCGGCCTGGGACGTCCCGGAGCCCCGCATCAGTCGGTCGTCGACCGCCCCGGTCGAGGCGAAGCCCTGGTCGATCCACGAGCCGGGGTCCCGGAGGCTGGCGATGTGCTCGCCCGGGGCCACCAGGTCGGGCTTGCGGTCCGCGTCCTTGCCCACGCCCTGGGTCGAGGAGAAGACCGACACCGTGTCGTCCTTCACCGTCGTGGCCGTCCCGTTGGTGTCGGCTGCGCCCACCGCCAGGACCATCGGGTCGTAGGCGGGGTCCTGTAGGCCGCTGCCGCGGTCCTTCTTGCCCGTCTTGCCCGTGCCGTCGTTGCCGGCCGCCACCACCACCACGATCCCGTGGGCCCACGCCTGCTCGACGGCGTAGGCGAGGGGGTCGACGAGGTACGACTGCGACGGGTCGATTCCGACCGACAGGTTGATGACCCGGATGTTCATGCCGGGGTCGTCCTTGTGGGCCAGGACCCAGTCGATGGCGGCGATCAGCTGGGTGACGTCGGTGTCCCCGTAGGCGTCGGCCACCTTCACCGACACGATGTGGGCGCCGGGCGCCATGCCGACGAAGTCGGTCTTGTCACCCACGTAGGGCGAGGTGGCCGTGGCGTCCCGGCCGGCGATGATGCCCGCCATGTGGGTGCCGTGGCCGAACGAGTCGACGTTGGTGAGGTTGGAGGCCTGCGACTCGATCGACAGGTCGGGCCCGTAGACCACGTTGCCGGAGTTAAGGCCGTCGACCGGCGAGACGCCGGAGTCGATGAGGGCCACGCCGACGCCCTGGCCGGTGTATCCGGCCTTCCAGTACGCCTGGGCCCCGCTGCCGAGGGTGACGTTGTACATCGAGTAGCCGTCGGCGTCGGCGTCGTAGTCCGCCGGGAGGCTCAGGAGGTGGGCACTGGAGTTTGCCGACCCTGCGCCCACGCCCGTTGCGTGGGCGAAAGCGGGCCGGGCGCCGGCGGCCTGGGCGGCGCCGGCGGTGAGAAGGGTGACG
Protein-coding regions in this window:
- a CDS encoding zinc-binding dehydrogenase is translated as MSGATVGRTLVLEEPRRLVPRTIPLPQIGEDDGLLRIEACGLCGTDHEQYTGTLPAGYAFVPGHESVGTIEAVGSRAADRWGVREGDRVAVEVFQSCRTCAACASGTYRRCERHGPRDMYGFIAVEKPPGLWGGYGTHQYLAPDSMVLPVPAGLDPVVATLFNPVGAGIRWAVTLPGTRTGDVVAVLGPGVRGLSACAAAKDAGAAFVMVTGVGPHDDERLNLAAAFGADLAVDVATTDPAAALRAATGGGADVVVDVTAKAPGALGQAVAVVRTGGTVVLAGTRGSADTPGFWPDLIVYKELRILGALGVDAPAYRAALDLIAGGRYPFADLPRRCAS
- a CDS encoding PaaI family thioesterase, producing MALSEDEQRARRRAVPEIMTRTPYLASLGLVFERYEPDDVRIRLPFREDLTNDNTYYHGGVIAAVIDTAGAAAAWSNHDFDKGARASTVSMSIQYVGACKRSDLVSHARAVRRGRELTFTEITATDAAGAVVAHAIQTYRIV
- a CDS encoding S53 family peptidase translates to MLVTAGQLQGVASAATKPKPVPPAHPGPTTTAAQPTVAGAQPTTLTTLKTQPTTLTTRPAPKPHGPGAIEVDPPGHSGDAHHPLSLRVLGYDVNGAPMVTSSTPSGYTPATIKKYLGLTGTGSSQTIAIVDAYNDPTISTDLAAFDKQFGLSSPTSFKRVSQTGSTSSLPATDAGWSLEISLDVEWAHAVAPSAGILLVEASSSSLTNLDTAIDYAAKQSGVVVISNSWGTSGEVSGETTLDSHCKLTKAVCVFSTGDAGYPGGYPAYSPYVVAVGGTTLNLSTGSTGLVSVASEAAWSGSGGGVSIYEAKPAYQAKVIATGRAIPDVSYDADPSTGFAVYDSTAYNGMSGWFQMGGTSAGAPQWSAIIAAADQLRKSKSKAPLAAWNSTKSTYQTGLDLYGLTSGLADVTTGAANGACGSICSPTVGYDTVTGLGSPRPGIDSALTSAT
- a CDS encoding EAL domain-containing protein, yielding MRRAAGRAAGVSPVWLLNLFLSGVAAAGYVLGVRHLHAFGGQSLHLAWPILAVAFCVVEIQVIHLRFRAEAHSISVNELPLVLGLIFATPTGLILAQVVGAAMALVFHRRQAPVKLAFNLSNLALQTVLALVVFHALVDGHDPTGAVGWGVALLAAVTCAAVALANIVGAIVLSQARVQVRQAAETFALGLAATFTTTNLGVIAASLLATKLYLVAPLVVLTAVLVVAYQAYAGERARRDSLEFLFRASQVTQSSRDLDEIFVELLEHARAMFHADVAEIVMFAGDEGQRLVRTTVGLTPEPEVMVSTESPLTRMAIEAAAESPGVILDARSGVEGLSGNAMVARLAGEERPLGALVASNPKGVVSPFNRDHLRLFQTLANHVTLTLENGDLERSITQLRELERQLSYKAFHDPLTTLANRALFRTRLQESIDRGTPGLAVLFIDLDDFKTVNDTLGHAAGDRLLTVVGERIGQCARVQDLAARLGGDEFAILLEGVGNEEAARVAIRVLSAVRAPIEIEDRSVSIQTSVGVAVIDHHSADADEFMRNADIAMYTAKRNGKGCYEFFQPEMSAAVMLRHQLKQDLKRAADHDEFENHYQTMVDLRTREVVAVEALVRWNHPWAGLVTPEEFIPLAEETGAIVGLGRHVLVNACRDAAAWRYFNPALCVSVNLSARQLEDDDLLDDVRHALTEAGLPPEALILEITETMAMGNLEEVIGRLKELKALGVQIAMDDFGTGYSSLAQIRRLPIDMVKIPKPFMDQMTENSEGLDMVHAITRLSQTLGLGVVAEGIEEEHQYLQLQDLPCMVGQGFFFSRPVPAHFMTQLLAADAGRHRVPA
- a CDS encoding S8 family serine peptidase, translated to MNRLTRRAARLTAGAAAVTLLTAGAAQAAGARPAFAHATGVGAGSANSSAHLLSLPADYDADADGYSMYNVTLGSGAQAYWKAGYTGQGVGVALIDSGVSPVDGLNSGNVVYGPDLSIESQASNLTNVDSFGHGTHMAGIIAGRDATATSPYVGDKTDFVGMAPGAHIVSVKVADAYGDTDVTQLIAAIDWVLAHKDDPGMNIRVINLSVGIDPSQSYLVDPLAYAVEQAWAHGIVVVVAAGNDGTGKTGKKDRGSGLQDPAYDPMVLAVGAADTNGTATTVKDDTVSVFSSTQGVGKDADRKPDLVAPGEHIASLRDPGSWIDQGFASTGAVDDRLMRGSGTSQAAAVVSGAAALIISQHPDATPDQVKNALMHATDHLDKADPGSQGNGEIDLTKAVNKKVDNWNQPRSRANGTGSLQADRPDGGLVDSSGSQLSGELDIFGNPVSTSALAQAEAAGTGWATLAFSAGTDDSSATSGSGAGAGGTDAGAAGVSSAGVSAGDTSTSPDATSGHTWSGHTWSSGDWAGHTWSSDDWSGHTWSGHTWSGHTWSGHTWSASSWADEFWSSVVWQ